In Hydra vulgaris chromosome 06, alternate assembly HydraT2T_AEP, a genomic segment contains:
- the LOC100206297 gene encoding pinopsin, translating to MTAYEVAYKVFLSVIFVLSVVLNTTACYTILIKVKKKELAHLFILSISFTNLMESIIGVLPQIITSGKILSGSNSLCIASGFVVFGFAITSISHLCIHSLNRTVAIIYPIHYFKYRKRFWYRAALISLCYAYGFMWASFPAIGWSKYDLDVDKKRCSLDWKLTRANSLSYILSVLIFCNIFPGILIAIGLFKSKKVIYRRRTRSLGQNDDNKTNFLEKHYLKVFSLSSAMFFITWTPYAVVSILALLKIAPPALLVTTSALLSKLSTVSNVLVNCFINKSFKKHVFSIRFIQDIVKKGTELKKTAHVIFLYKD from the coding sequence ATGACCGCATACGAAGTAGCATATAAAGTTTTTCTGTCTGTAATATTTGTTTTGTCTGTAGTGTTAAACACAACTGCCTGCTATACTAttttgataaaagtaaaaaaaaaagagttagcGCATTTATTTATTCTTAGCATCTCATTTACAAATTTGATGGAATCAATAATTGGAGTACTACCCCAGATAATAACCTCAGGAAAAATTTTATCAGGAAGTAACTCATTGTGCATAGCAAGCGGTTTTGTAGTGTTTGGATTTGCAATAACAAGTATTTCCCATTTATGTATACATTCGTTAAACCGAACTGTAGCTATAATATATccaattcattattttaaatatcgaAAACGCTTCTGGTACAGAGCAGCTTTGATATCATTGTGTTACGCTTATGGATTTATGTGGGCAAGTTTTCCTGCAATTGGTTGGTCTAAATATGACCTAGATGTTGATAAAAAACGCTGTTCATTAGATTGGAAGTTGACTCGAGCAAACTCTCTATCTTATATTTTATCAGTTCTAATATTCTGCAACATATTCCCAGGTATTCTAATAGCAATTGGGTTATTTAAAAGCAAGAAGGTAATTTATCGCCGAAGAACTCGTAGTCTCGGACaaaatgatgataataaaactaattttttggagaaacattatttaaaagtattttcgtTGTCTAgtgcaatgttttttataacatggACACCTTACGCTGTTGTCAGCATTTTAGCATTGCTAAAGATCGCTCCTCCTGCACTGCTGGTAACAACTTCTGCTTTGTTATCAAAATTATCCACTGTTTCTAATGTTCTTGTTAACTGCTTTatcaataaatcatttaaaaaacacgtGTTCAGCATAAGATTTATTCAAGATATCGTAAAAAAAGGAacagaattgaaaaaaactgcccatgttatatttttatataaggacTAA